A window of the Narcine bancroftii isolate sNarBan1 chromosome 4, sNarBan1.hap1, whole genome shotgun sequence genome harbors these coding sequences:
- the LOC138761543 gene encoding zinc finger protein 135-like yields the protein MNPFQCSICWKNCKSSSELTKHRRIHTGERPFTCPECGKGFTESFQLLTHQRVHTGERPFTCFECGKGFTQSSNLRSHQRVHTGERPFTCSDCGKGFGERSKLTTHQKIHSSNRPFVCPECGKGFTQTSDLLRHQRFHTGERPFICPECGKGFTQTSNLLRHQRVHTGERPFICPECGKCFTESSSLRTHRQLHTGERPFICTECGKGFTKSSHLLTHQREHTGERPFVCPECGKGFARSCHLLNHQRIHTGERPFTCPECGKGFTQSSHLLTHQREHSGERPFACPECGKGFTQTSSLLRHQRVHNGERPFICPECGRCFNQSIHLLTHQRIHSGERPFVCLKCGKGFTRSSHLLSHQRVHSGEKPFVCSQCGKGFTQSNSLVKHQRVHT from the coding sequence ATGAACCCATTTCAGTGCTCCATCTGTTGGAAGAACTGTAAAAGTTCAAGTGAGTTAACGAAACACCGGCggatccacaccggggagaggcccttcacctgccctgagtgcggcaagggcttcaccgaGTCATTCCAACTGCTGacacaccagcgggtccacactggggagagaccatTCACCTGCTTCGAGTGTGGGAAAggcttcacccagtcctccaACCTGCGGAGCCACCAgagggtccacaccggggagaggcccttcacctgctctgACTGCGGCAAGGGCTTCGGCGAGCGATCAAAGTTGACTACCCACCAGAAGATCCATAGCAGCAACAGGCCATTCGtctgccctgagtgtggcaagggcttcacccagacctccGACCTGTTGAGACACCAGCggttccacactggggagaggccattcatctgCCCTGAGTGCGGGAAAGGTTTCACCCAGACCTCCAACCTGCTGAGACACcaacgggtccacaccggggagaggcctttCATCTGCCCTGAGTGCGGAAAGTGCTTCACCGAGTCATCCAGCTTGAGGACCCACCGGCAGCTTCACACAGGAGAGAGGCCCTTCATCTGCACtgagtgtgggaagggcttcacAAAGTCCTCCCACCTGCTAACCCACCAACGAGaacacaccggggagaggcctttCGTCTGCCCCGAGTGCGGGAAGGGGTTTGCCCGATCGTGCCACCTGCTGAACCACCAGCGGATCCACACCGGAGAGAGGCCATTCACTTGCcccgagtgcggcaagggcttcactcaGTCCTCCCACTTGCTGACCCATCAAAGAGAACACTCCGGGGAGAGGCCATTTGCCTGCCCTGAgtgcgggaagggcttcacccagacctcgagcctgctgagacaccagcgggtccacaatGGGGAGAGGCCGTTCATTTGCCCCGAGTGTGGGAGGTGCTTCAACCAGTCAAtccacctgctgacccaccagaggATCCACTCCGGTGAGAGGCCGTTCGTCTGCCTCAAGTGTGGAAAGGGGTTCACCCGGTCCTCCCACCTGCTgagccaccagcgggtccactccGGGGAGAAGCCATTTGTCTGCTCCCAGTGCGGAAAGGGCTTCACCCAATCGAACAGCCTGGTGAAACATCAGCGAGTTCACACATAA